In Prunus dulcis chromosome 1, ALMONDv2, whole genome shotgun sequence, the following are encoded in one genomic region:
- the LOC117628031 gene encoding MADS-box protein JOINTLESS-like isoform X1 — MMRNKIKIKKIDYLPARQVTFSKRRRGLFKKAAELSVLCESEVAVVIFSATGKLFHYSSSSTKDVIERYNADINGVEKSNNQEIELQLENENHIKLSKELEEKSRQLRQMKGEDLEGLNLDELLKLEQVVEASLGRVMETKEELIKSEIMALERKGAELVEANNQLRQTVSNYHNHMVMLSGGNTGPALMDPERLNNNIEGGGEEEGMSAESAISTTCNSAVSLSLEDDSSDEVTLSLKLGR; from the exons atgatgaggAATAAGATCAAGATCAAGAAGATTGACTACTTGCCTGCAAGGCAGGTGACCTTCTCAAAAAGGAGAAGAGGGCTCTTCAAGAAAGCTGCAGAGCTATCTGTTCTGTGTGAATCTGAGGTGGCAGTTGTCATCTTTTCTGCTACTGGCAAGCTTTTTCATTATTCAAGCTCAAG TACCAAGGATGTTATTGAAAGGTACAACGCAGACATAAATGGTGTCGAAAAATCGAACAATCAAGAGATTGAGCTGCAG CTGGAGAATGAAAACCACATCAAACTGAGTAAGGAACTCGAGGAGAAGAGCCGCCAGCTGAG GCAGATGAAAGGTGAGGATCTTGAAGGGCTGAATCTGGATGAGTTGCTGAAGTTGGAGCAAGTGGTGGAAGCAAGCCTTGGCCGTGTCATGGAAACTAAG GAAGAGCTGATTAAGAGTGAGATTATGGCACTTGAAAGAAAG GGAGCTGAGCTAGTTGAAGCCAACAACCAGCTAAGGCAGACGGTAAGCAACTACCACAATCAT ATGGTGATGTTATCCGGAGGAAATACTGGACCTGCGCTTATGGATCCGGAGAGgttgaataataatattgaaggtggaggagaagaagaaggcatGTCAGCTGAATCTGCTATCTCCACCACCTGCAACAGTGCTGTCAGTCTCTCTCTTGAAGATGACTCCTCCGATGAGGTCACTTTGTCTCTCAAACTGGG GCGTTAA
- the LOC117628031 gene encoding MADS-box protein JOINTLESS-like isoform X2, producing the protein MMRNKIKIKKIDYLPARQVTFSKRRRGLFKKAAELSVLCESEVAVVIFSATGKLFHYSSSSTKDVIERYNADINGVEKSNNQEIELQLENENHIKLSKELEEKSRQLRQMKGEDLEGLNLDELLKLEQVVEASLGRVMETKEELIKSEIMALERKGAELVEANNQLRQTMVMLSGGNTGPALMDPERLNNNIEGGGEEEGMSAESAISTTCNSAVSLSLEDDSSDEVTLSLKLGR; encoded by the exons atgatgaggAATAAGATCAAGATCAAGAAGATTGACTACTTGCCTGCAAGGCAGGTGACCTTCTCAAAAAGGAGAAGAGGGCTCTTCAAGAAAGCTGCAGAGCTATCTGTTCTGTGTGAATCTGAGGTGGCAGTTGTCATCTTTTCTGCTACTGGCAAGCTTTTTCATTATTCAAGCTCAAG TACCAAGGATGTTATTGAAAGGTACAACGCAGACATAAATGGTGTCGAAAAATCGAACAATCAAGAGATTGAGCTGCAG CTGGAGAATGAAAACCACATCAAACTGAGTAAGGAACTCGAGGAGAAGAGCCGCCAGCTGAG GCAGATGAAAGGTGAGGATCTTGAAGGGCTGAATCTGGATGAGTTGCTGAAGTTGGAGCAAGTGGTGGAAGCAAGCCTTGGCCGTGTCATGGAAACTAAG GAAGAGCTGATTAAGAGTGAGATTATGGCACTTGAAAGAAAG GGAGCTGAGCTAGTTGAAGCCAACAACCAGCTAAGGCAGACG ATGGTGATGTTATCCGGAGGAAATACTGGACCTGCGCTTATGGATCCGGAGAGgttgaataataatattgaaggtggaggagaagaagaaggcatGTCAGCTGAATCTGCTATCTCCACCACCTGCAACAGTGCTGTCAGTCTCTCTCTTGAAGATGACTCCTCCGATGAGGTCACTTTGTCTCTCAAACTGGG GCGTTAA
- the LOC117628054 gene encoding MADS-box protein JOINTLESS-like, protein MMREKIKIKKIDYLPARQVTFSKRRRGLFKKAAELSVLCESEVAVIIFSATDKLFDYSSSSTKDVIERYKAHTNDLENSDRLFLELRLENENHIKLSKELEEKSRQLRQMKGEDLQGLNMDELLKLEQLVEASLGRVIETKEELIMSEIMALEKKGAELVEANNQLRQKMAMLSGGNTGPAFVEPETLITNVGGGGEEDGMSSESAIIATSTSCNSAQSLSLEDDCSDVTLSLKLGLP, encoded by the exons ATGATGAGGGAGAAGATCAAGATCAAGAAGATTGACTACCTGCCAGCAAGGCAGGTGACCTTctcaaagagaagaagagggcTCTTCAAGAAAGCTGCAGAGCTATCTGTTCTGTGTGAATCTGAGGTGGCTGTCATCATCTTCTCTGCTACTGACAAGCTCTTTGATTATTCAAGCTCAAG TACCAAGGATGTTATTGAAAGGTATAAAGCGCACACAAATGATCTCGAAAATTCAGACAGACTCTTTCTTGAGCTGCGA CTGGAGAATGAAAACCACATCAAACTGAGTAAGGAACTCGAGGAGAAGAGCCGCCAGCTGAg GCAGATGAAAGGTGAGGATCTTCAAGGGCTGAATATGGATGAGCTGCTGAAGTTAGAACAACTGGTGGAAGCAAGCCTTGGCCGTGTGATAGAAACTAAG GAAGAGCTGATTATGAGTGAGATTATGGCACTGGAGAAAAAG GGAGCTGAGCTGGTAGAAGCCAACAACCAGTTAAGGCAGAAG ATGGCGATGTTATCCGGAGGAAATACTGGACCTGCGTTTGTGGAGCCGGAGACGTTGATTACTAATgttggaggtggaggagaagaagacgGCATGTCATCTGAATCTGCCATAATTGCCACCTCCACCAGCTGCAACAGTGCTCAAAGTCTCTCTCTTGAAGATGACTGCTCCGATGTCACTTTATCTCTCAAACTGGG GCTTCCCTAG
- the LOC117616591 gene encoding O-fucosyltransferase 31 — protein sequence MKLHKDYYGYYYPNQSQRAALAGLLVVLFPAFFPNLFGPLGRASPSIFSEWNAPKARHLHLLNPALLSQSSVEQQSKLWSPLPNQGWKHCLEEPKSLSLTPKGSTGYIQVFLDGGLNQQKMGICDAVAVAKILNATLVVPHLEVNPVWQDSSSFEEIFDLDHFIEVLRDEVSIVKDLPSEFSWSTREYYATGIRITRIKTAPVHASSDWYLENVLPILQRYGVAAISPFSHRLTFENLPKNIQRLRCKVNFKALAFVPHIRELGETLVNRLRYPPNRNQDAASDSQDGTNQIEKQGAGKFVVLHLRFDKDMAAHSACDFGGGKAEKLALAKYRQVIWQGRVLKSQFTDEELRNQGRCPLTPEEIGLLLAALGFNNSTRLYLASHKVYGGEARISTLRRLFPLMEDKKSLASAEEGAKVEGKASLLAAVDYYVSMQSDIFISASPGNMHNALVSHRAYMNLKTIRPSMSLLGKLFVNKSMEWSEFQHAVLDGHKSRQGQIRLRKEKQSIYTYPAPDCMCQA from the exons ATGAAGCTTCACAAGGACTACTATGGCTACTACTATCCCAACCAGTCTCAGAGAGCCGCTTTAGCTGGCCTTTTGGTGGTCCTCTTTCCGGCCTTCTTCCCAAATCTCTTCGGCCCATTAGGCCGTGCCTCTCCTTCCATCTTCTCA GAGTGGAATGCTCCAAAGGCCAGACATTTGCATCTTCTAAATCCAGCTTTACTTTCCCAATCT tCTGTTGAGCAACAGAGCAAGCTATGGTCTCCACTGCCCAACCAAGGATGGAAACATTGTCTTGAAGAGCCTAAAAGTCTATCAT TGACACCAAAAGGATCTACTGGGTATATTCAGGTGTTCCTTGATGGAGGCTTGAACCAGCAGAAAATGGGG atttgtgATGCAGTTGCtgttgccaaaattttgaatgCCACATTGGTTGTTCCACACCTTGAAGTTAATCCTGTGTGGCAAGATTCGAG TTCCTTTGAGGAAATTTTTGATTTGGATCACTTTATTGAAGTCTTACGCGATGAAGTTTCTATAGTTAAAGACCTGCCTAGTGAATTTTCTTGGAGCACTAGGGAGTATTATGCTACTGGCATTCGGATTACTAGAATAAAAACAGCACCTGTCCATGCTTCTTCTGATTGGTATCTGGAAAATGTCTTGCCCATATTGCAGAG ATACGGAGTTGCTGCTATTTCCCCATTTTCTCATCGTTTGACTTTTGAGAACTTGCCTAAAAACATCCAGCGCCTCCGTTGTAAAGTCAACTTTAAAGCTTTAGCCTTTGTTCCTCATATCAGGGAATTGGGAGAAACCCTTGTTAATCGTCTCCGCTACCCTCCTAATAGAAACCAAGATGCAGCAAGTGACTCACAGGACGGAACAAATCAAATTGAGAAACAGGGAGCTGGgaaatttgttgttttgcaTCTTCGCTTTGATAAA GATATGGCTGCTCATTCAGCCTGTGATTTTGGTGGTGGTAAAGCTGAGAAACTCGCCCTTGCAAAATATCGGCAAGTAATTTGGCAGGGTAGGGTTCTAAAATCTCAGTTTACAGATGAGGAGTTGAGAAATCAGGGGCGTTGCCCATTGACTCCTGAAGAGATTGGGTTGCTGCTAGCAGCTTTGGGCTTCAACAATAGTACCCGGCTCTATCTTGCTTCTCACAAG GTTTATGGCGGAGAAGCAAGGATCTCAACTTTGAGAAGATTATTTCCACTAATGGAAGACAAGAAGAGTCTTGCCTCTGCAGAGGAAGGGGCCAAAGTTGAAGGCAAGGCTTCTCTATTAGCCGCAGTTGACTATTATGTGAGCATGCAAAGTGACATCTTCATCTCTGCTTCTCCCGGGAATATGCACAATGCACTG GTCAGTCATCGCGCTTACATGAACTTGAAGACTATTAGACCAAGCATGTCATTGTTGGGAAAGCTTTTCGTGAATAAGAGCATGGAATGGTCAGAGTTCCAACATGCAGTTCTGGATGGGCATAAAAGTAGACAAGGGCAGATTAGGTTGAGGAAGGAGAAGCAGTCCATTTATACATATCCTGCTCCTGATTGCATGTGTCAAGCTTAA